The following coding sequences are from one Paenibacillus sp. JDR-2 window:
- the yaaA gene encoding S4 domain-containing protein YaaA — protein MKEIAIRDEYITLGQFLKLADCISTGGHAKFFLQENEVHINGVVDNRRGRKLYVGDRVEVEGCGVFTVTGA, from the coding sequence ATGAAAGAGATCGCCATTCGTGACGAATATATTACGCTTGGACAGTTTTTAAAACTGGCTGATTGTATATCCACAGGTGGACACGCGAAATTTTTCTTGCAGGAAAACGAAGTTCACATAAACGGAGTTGTGGATAACCGCCGCGGCAGAAAGCTGTACGTCGGTGACCGCGTTGAAGTGGAAGGCTGCGGCGTCTTTACGGTGACCGGGGCATAA